From one Lotus japonicus ecotype B-129 chromosome 3, LjGifu_v1.2 genomic stretch:
- the LOC130747668 gene encoding KIN17-like protein: protein MGKNDFLTPKAIANRIKAKGLQKLRWYCQMCQKQCRDENGFKCHCMSEGHQRQMQVFGQNPTRIIDGYSEEFEKTFLEHMKRSHRFSRIAATVVYNEYINDRHHVHMNSTEWATLTDFVKYLGRTGKCKVDETPKGWFITYIDRDSETLFKEKMKNKRIKADMADEEKQEREIMKQIEKAEQLMQPPNSDSDQTSLAEPPREFNVEDGVKIGFSLGTSARPGTKEKLEESRVTFDEVGEEKNEERKNGNNLKRKEIGGGKSALDEMMRDEEKKKEKMNRKDYWLHEGIVVKVMSKALAEKGYYKQKGVVRKVIDKYVGEIEMLESKHVLRVDQVELETVIPQVGGRVKIVNGAYRGSLARLLGVDTDHFCAKVQIEKGPYDGRVLKAVEYEDICKVAQ, encoded by the coding sequence ATGGggaaaaatgattttctcaCACCTAAGGCAATTGCCAATCGAATCAAAGCAAAAGGACTGCAGAAGCTTCGGTGGTATTGCCAGATGTGCCAGAAGCAATGCCGAGATGAGAATGGGTTTAAATGCCACTGCATGAGTGAAGGGCACCAACGTCAAATGCAAGTTTTTGGGCAAAACCCAACTCGGATAATTGATGGCTATTCTGAAGAGTTTGAGAAAACATTCCTTGAGCACATGAAGCGCAGCCACCGATTCAGCCGCATAGCTGCCACTGTCGTGTATAAtgaatacataaacgatagacaccACGTTCATATGAACTCCACTGAGTGGGCTACGCTTACTGATTTTGTAAAGTACTTGGGTCGAACTGGCAAGTGCAAGGTTGATGAAACACCCAAGGGATGGTTCATAACATACATAGATAGAGATTCAGAAACCCTTTtcaaggagaagatgaagaataagAGAATCAAGGCAGATATGGCAGATGAAGAAAAGCAAGAGAGGGAGATAATGAAACAGATTGAAAAGGCTGAGCAATTGATGCAGCCACCCAATTCTGATTCTGATCAGACTTCACTAGCTGAGCCTCCAAGGGAATTTAATGTAGAGGATGGAGTTAAGATAGGATTTTCTCTTGGGACATCGGCAAGACCTGGGACCAAGGAAAAACTTGAAGAATCGAGGGTGACATTTGATGAGGTTggtgaagagaaaaatgaggaaAGAAAGAATGGAAACAATTTGAAGAGGAAAGAAATTGGTGGTGGAAAATCAGCTTTGGATGAAATGATGAGGgatgaagagaagaaaaaggagaaaatgaaCAGGAAGGATTATTGGTTGCATGAGGGAATTGTTGTTAAGGTTATGAGCAAAGCCTTGGCAGAGAAGGGTTACTACAAGCAAAAGGGCGTAGTGCGGAAGGTGATTGACAAGTATGTTGGGGAAATAGAAATGCTTGAAAGCAAGCATGTGCTTAGGGTTGATCAGGTTGAACTCGAAACTGTGATTCCACAAGTTGGTGGCCGTGTAAAAATAGTCAATGGGGCATATCGCGGATCACTTGCTAGGCTTCTGGGGGTGGATACAGATCATTTTTGCGCTAAGGTGCAGATAGAGAAAGGTCCCTATGATGGTAGGGTCCTTAAAGCTGTGGAATATGAGGACATTTGTAAAGTAGCCCAGTGA
- the LOC130747666 gene encoding alanine--tRNA ligase-like — MKRGHYLTLLISSLRNRNPPPLAPPPSFHFRGVSSSSRSPATAMPGPDALDLEWPAKRVRDTFVNFFKESKNHVYWQSSPVVPFNDPTLLFANAGMNQFKPIFLGTADPNTDLSKLSRACNTQKCIRAGGKHNDLDDVGKDTYHHTFFEMLGNWSFGDYFKTEAIGWAWELLTKVYKLPSDRIYATYFGGDEKAGLAPDTEARDIWLQFLPPGRVLPFGCKDNFWEMGDTGPCGPCTEIHFDRIGNRDAASLVNNDDPTCIEIWNLVFIQFNREADVSLKSLPAKHVDTGMGFERLTSILQNKMSNYDTDVFLPIFDAIQLATGARPYSGKVGADDADKVDMAYRVVADHIRTLSFAIADGSRPGNEGREYVLRRILRRAVRYGREVLKAKEGFFNGLVSVVVNVMGDVFTELKQQEAHIRDIVKEEEESFGRTLIKGIEKFESSVRHVQGKLLSGEATFVLWDTFGFPLDLTQLMAEEKGLLVDVEGFNSAMEAARERSRNAQTKQAGGAIVMDADATSALHKKGILPTDDSFKYVWFKDHQSGVKAIYTGSEFVDSVNTDGDIGVILESTSFYAEQGGQIFDTGSLECQHASFQVRNVQVFGGFVLHIGNGTGISVGDKVVCKVDYGRRALIAPNHTCTHILNFALREVLGDHVDQKGSIVLPEKLRYDFSHGKPVDADNLRRIESIVNEQIKAELDVNAKEVTLADAKRINGLRAVFGEVYPDPVRVVSVGEKVEDLLADPGNDKWLSISSELCGGTHISNTREAKAFALLSEEGIAKGIRRITAVTTERAYDAMKTADEFEQEVDHAAKLEGSLLEEKVSYLKSNVETLSIPAAKKADIKTKIARLQDQVRKAQKQVAEENKRKAVTITVEKAELAASDGKKFCISHVDVGLDVAAVREAVTKVMDQKGLSVMVFSTDKSTNKAVICAGVPEKGDKGKLDVSEWLSNALEPLKGRCGKGKGGLATGQGTDASHVNEAMDFATKFASMKLT, encoded by the exons ATGAAAAGAGGACACTACTTGACTCTGCTCATATCCTCTCTTCGTAACCGTAACCCTCCTCCGTTAGCGCCGCCACCTTCATTCCATTTTCGCGGCGTCTCCTCCTCTTCCAGATCTCCGGCCACCGCCATGCCTGGACCAGACGCTCTCGATTTGGAGTGGCCGGCGAAGCGCGTCAGAGACACCTTCGTCAACTTCTTCAAGGAAAGCAAGAACCATGTGTACTGGCAGTCTAGCCCTGTCGTTCCCTTCAACGACCCCACCCTCCTCTTTGCCAACGCTG GTATGAACCAGTTCAAGCCAATATTTCTGGGAACTGCTGATCCAAACACTGACTTGAGCAAGCTGTCTCGTGCTTGCAATACCCAAAAATGCATACGAGCTGGTGGTAAACACAATGATCTTGACGATGTAGGAAAAGATACCTACCATCACACCTTCTTTGAGATGCTCGGCAATTGGTCGTTTGGGGATTACTTTAAAACAGAAGCCATTGGCTGGGCGTGGGAACTTCTAACCAAA GTTTATAAATTACCATCAGATCGGATTTATGCAACCTATTTTGGTGGTGATGAGAAGGCTGGTCTTGCCCCTGATACTGAGGCTAGAGATATATGGTTACAGTTTTTGCCACCTGGACGGGTGCTTCCTTTTGGCTGTAAA GACAATTTCTGGGAGATGGGTGATACTGGTCCTTGTGGACCTTGCACAGAAATACATTTTGACAGAATCGGTAACCGTGACGCTGCATCATTGGTTAATAATGATGATCCTACCTGCATTGAGATATGGAACCTTGTCTTTATTCAG TTCAATAGGGAGGCTGATGTCTCTCTTAAATCTCTGCCTGCAAAGCATGTTGATACAGGAATGGGTTTTGAACGATTGACCTCTATACTACAGAACAAAATGAGCAATTATGACACCGACGTCTTCTTGCCTATCTTTGATGCTATTCAGCTG GCAACTGGTGCTCGGCCATATTCTGGGAAAGTTGGAGCAGATGATGCAGATAAAGTTGACATGGCATACAGAGTTGTTGCCGATCACATCAGAACTCTGTCATTTGCTATTGCTGATGGGTCTCGCCCTG GTAATGAGGGCCGTGAGTATGTTCTGAGGCGTATACTCCGTCGAGCTGTTCGGTATGGACGTGAAGTGCTAAAAGCTAAAGAGGGATTTTTCAATGG GCTTGTAAGCGTTGTGGTGAATGTGATGGGTGATGTTTTTACTGAGCTAAAACAACAGGAAGCGCACATTAGGGACATAGTTAAAGAGGAGGAGGAAAGTTTTGGCAGAACATTAATTAAG GGGATTGAAAAATTTGAGTCATCTGTTCGACATGTTCAGGGAAAGCTTCTGAGTGGGGAGGCAA CATTTGTCTTGTGGGATACATTTGGGTTCCCGTTAGATCTGACTCAG TTGATGGCTGAAGAAAAGGGATTACTTGTTGATGTGGAAGGTTTTAATAGTGCCATGGAAGCTgcaagagagagatcaagaaaTGCTCAAACAAAG CAAGCTGGTGGTGCCATTGTCATGGATGCTGATGCTACCTCTGCATTGCACAAAAAAGGCATTCTCCCAACAGATGATAGCTTCAAATATGTTTGGTTCAAG GACCATCAGAGTGGGGTAAAAGCAATATATACTGGTTCTGAGTTTGTGGATTCTGTTAATACTGATGGTGACATCGGTGTTATTCTGGAATCTACAAGCTTCTATGCTGAGCAAGGTGGTCAG ATTTTTGACACTGGATCACTTGAGTGTCAACATGCTTCATTTCAAGTTCGTAATGTTCAAGTTTTTGGAGGCTTTGTCCTTCACATTGGTAATGGAACTGGTATCTCTGTTGGTGACAAAGTAGTATGTAAG GTTGACTATGGAAGACGTGCCCTTATAGCCCCAAACCATACCTGCACACACATTTTAAATTTTGCTCTTCGG GAAGTACTAGGTGATCATGTTGACCAGAAAGGATCTATTGTTCTTCCTGAAAAATTGAGATATGATTTTTCTCATG GCAAGCCTGTTGATGCTGATAACTTGAGGAGAATCGAGTCAATTGTTAATGAGCAAATAAAAGCTGAATTGGATGTAAATGCAAAGGAGGTTACTCTTGCCGATGCCAAGCGAATCAATGGTTTGCGAGCTGTTTTTGGAGAA GTCTATCCTGATCCGGTTCGAGTTGTATCAGTTGGAGAAAAAGTTGAGGATCTCCTTGCTGATCCCGGGAATGATAAATGGTTATCGATATCATCAGAATTATGTGGCG GTACCCATATTTCAAACACACGTGAGGCTAAAGCCTTTGCACTTTTGTCTGAGGAGGGAATTGCAAAAGGAATCCGCAGAATAACAGCTGTTACAACTGAGCGTGCTTATGACGCAATGAAAACGGCCGATGAATTTGAGCAGGAAGTAGATCATGCAGCTAAATTAGAAGGAAGTTTGCTGGAAGAG AAAGTTTCATATCTGAAAAGCAATGTGGAAACATTATCAATTCCAGCAGCCAAGAAAGCTGACATCAAGACCAAGATAGCCCGGCTTCAG GATCAAGTGAGAAAAGCACAAAAGCAGGTTGCCGAAGAGAACAAACGTAAAGCTGTAACAATCACAGTTGAGAAGGCTGAACTCGCTGCTTCAGACGGGAAAAAATTCTGCATATCTCATGTTGATGTTGGTCTGGATGTAGCTGCAGTTCGTGAGGCCGTTACGAAAGTCATGGACCAGAAG GGGTTATCCGTGATGGTTTTTAGCACTGATAAATCTACCAACAAGGCTGTTATTTGTGCTGGGGTTCCGGAGAAAGGAGATAAAGGTAAGCTAGATGTGTCAGAGTGGCTGAGTAATGCTTTGGAGCCACTAAAAGGGAGATGTGGTAAAGGAAAAGGTGGTCTTGCAACAGGACAG GGTACCGATGCTTCACACGTAAATGAGGCTATGGACTTTGCTACAAAATTTGCATCCATGAAATTAACTTAA